TCTCGCTTCCTTCCTCATAACTTCCTCAAGTTATTTGTTTATAACCGTAACTGTAGGGCAACGATCCCCCGTAGTTCTTTACGAGCAAGGGAGTCAGTAAACAATGACTCGTTTAAAACTAGCAACAGTTTGGTTAGGTGGCTGTTCGGGCTGTCACATGTCATTTCTTGACTTAGATGAATGGCTGATCGACCTAGCAGCTGGGGCAGATTTAGTTTACAGTCCCTTTATGGATACCAAAGAATATCCAGAAGGGGTGGATGTGGTATTGGTAGAAGGAGCGATCGCTAATGAAGATCACTTGCAAACGATTAAAACAGTAAGAGAGCGATCGCAACTCCTGATCTCATTTGGTGATTGTGCTGTAACTGGTAACGTGACAGCTTTACGCAATCCATTAGGGAGTGCCGAACCAGTTTTGCAACGCTGTTACATTGAAACCGCAGATGTGCGCGGACAGATTCCCCAAGAACCGGGTATTGTCCCGCCTTTATTAGATCGAGTCACGCCAGTACATACAGTCGTACCTGTCGATATTTACTTACCTGGTTGTCCGCCTCCAGCGGCGCGGATTCGAGCCGTACTGGAATCGCTGCTGCGTGGAGAAAAACCGCAGTTAGAAGGGCGCGAGTTTATCAAGTTTGGTTAGAAGCTGAGATCTCGATCCCCCTAGCCCCCCTTAAAAAGGGAGGAACTGGTAGCCTCCTTACCTCCCTAATTTCCCTGAAAAAGTGAGAAATTCAAAGCCCCCTTTCTAAAGGGGTTGGGGGATCGAGTCTCTACAAAAAAATCATCGCGAAAAGAGCAGTATTCTATGTCCCAGCGAATTGTTATCGATCCAGTCACGCGCCTTGAAGGTCACGCTAAAATTACCATCTACTTAGATGATGCCGGACAAGTGACCGATGCTCGGTTCCACGTCACAGAATTTCGCGGCTTTGAGAAATTCTGTGAAGGTCGTCCTTTGTGGGAAATGCCAGGAATTACGGCGCGGATTTGTGGAATTTGCCCAGTGAGTCACTTGCTAGCTTCTGCTAAAGCAGGCGATCGCATTCTTTCTGTCACTATTCCCGCTGCTGCTACTAAATTGCGTCGGTTGATGAATTTAGGGCAAATTATCCAATCCCATGCTTTGAGTTTTTTCCATCTCAGCGCCCCAGATTTACTATTAGGCATGGATAGCGATCCTCAAAAGCGCAACATTTTTGGGTTAATTGCCGCTCAACCAGAATTAGCCAGAGGTGGAATTCGACTGCGGCAATTCGGACAAGAAATTATTGAAATATTAGGGGGGCGCAAGATTCATCCATCGTGGGCAATTCCAGGTGGCGTGAGGGAACCATTATCTCAAGCAGGACGCACGCAGATTCAAAGCCGCATTCCAGAAGCTAAAACCACAATATTAGATGCGCTAGACAAGTTTAAGCGCTTGCTTCAGGACTATGAAAGGGAAGCTCAAACTTTTGGTAATTTTCCCAGTTTATTTATGGGTTTGGTCACATCTGATGGTTTGTGGGAAAACTACGACGGATATATTCGGTTTGTCGATAGCGCTGGCAACATTATTGCAGACAAACTCGATCCGACTCGCTTTCAAGAATTTATTGGTGAAGCAGTTGAATCTTATACTTATCTCAAGTTCCCCTATTATCGTCCTTTAGGGTATCCCGACCAAAAAGATCGCTGTCGTTTAGATAGTGGCATTTATCGAGTTGGACCTTTAGCACGATTAAATATTTGTACTCATATTGGCACTGCGATCGCAGATCGAGAATTAAGCGAATTTCGCGATCGCGGTGGTGGTACTGTACTCTCATCCTTTTTTTACCACTACGCCCGACTGATTGAAATTTTGGCATCAATCGAGCAAATTGAATTGTTGCTTGACGATCCACAGGTGTTATCTACTAAAATCCGTGCCGAAGCTGGAATTAACCAATTAGAAGGAGTTGGTTGTAGTGAAGCACCACGCGGGACTTTATTTCATCACTACAAAGTTGATGAAAACGGCTTAATGCAGAAGATAAATTTGATTATTGCGACGGGGCAAAATAATCTCGCAATGAACCGCACGGTGGCTCAAATTGCCCGACATTTTATTCATGGTGCAGAAATTCCTGAAGGAATGTTGAATCGTGTTGAAGCTGGAATTCGGGCTTTCGATCCTTGCTTAAGTTGTTCGACTCATGCAGCCGGACAAATGCCATTGCACGTTCAATTAGTAGGAACAGATGGAAGTGTTGTTAATGAAGTTTGGCGGGATTAGAGCTGTAGAGACGTTACATGTAACGTCTCTACAGGGAGAAGATAAAACTAAAATCAAATCGACAATCTGATGGGCGAGAATTCAAAAACTATTTTGGTAATTGGCTATGGTAATGACTTACGTAGTGATGATGCTGTGGGGCAAAAAGTAGCTAATGCGATCGCCTCGAAGGAATTACCTGATGTAACATCGCTGTGCGTTCATCAACTCACACCCGAACTAGCTACATTTTTGGCAACAGCCGACCTAGCAATTTTTATCGATGCCTGTTTTGCAAGTGTCTGCGAAGACGTGCGACTACAAGCGATCGCACCTACCAATTCCACTGTGATCGGCGGACATACAGGCGATCCGCGATCGCTATTAGCCCTGACGCAAGCGCTTTACAATCGGGTTCCGAATGCTTGGTGGGTAACGATACCGGGAACGAACTTTGAATTAGGCGATCGCCTTTCACCCAGTGCTGAACGAGGTATTCAGGTAGCGCTGGAACAAATTTACCATTTGATTAAATTAGGCAAGGTAGAACTATGCATGAAGTTGGAATGATGCAAAACGTTCTCGCAACTGCTGTAGAACGTGCAAAACATGAAGGTGCAAGCCATATTCGCCTGCTGCAAATGCGAGTCGGTGAGGCATCTGGGGTAGTACCAGAATCCTTACAACTGGCGTTTGATGTGGTGAAAAAGGAGACAATAGCTGAAGATGCCAGATTTCAGGTGGAGTCCGTACCAGTCGTCTGTTATTGCCCCAATTGCACTACTGAATTTCATCCCACCGATTTACTCTACGAATGTCCCGAATGTCACCAACCATATTGTGAGGTACGACAGGGTAAAGAGTTTGAACTGGCATTTTTAGAAGTTTCCTAGTCGATCGCTAGCTTCACAAATTACCATTCTCAACCATCAACCAATTCACCCCGTAAAACTAAAACAGCTTGTCCTCCCAATAAAACCCGATCGCCTTGACAGCTAACTTTAATTACCCCACCTCTAGCAGAAGCTTGATAGGCGAGAAAATTATCTTTCCCCAAGCGATCGCGCCAGTAGGGTGCAAGGCAACAATGCGCCGAACCCGTCACCGGATCTTCGTCAATTCCGACATTAGGCGCAAAGTAGCGAGAGACAAAATCATACTCTGAGTTTGTCCCTTGGCTGGTGACGATTACGCCTTGTACGGGCAAAGTTTTCAGTAAACTAAAATCTGGCTGAAGATTTCTGACAATCTCCTCCGAATCTAATTCCACCAAATAATTTCTATTCGTCTCACCTACATACTTGGGTTTGGTTCCCAAAGCTTTGATCAAATCGGCAGGTATTTCCGATGCAGCAGGAACTTGCATTGGGAAGTCTAATTCGATCCATTCTCCTATCCGTTTTGCCGTCAGCAAGCCACTGAGAGTGTGAAATCGAGCTGTTTCCTCTGGCTGCAAATAACCCTGTTCCCACAGCACATGAGCGCTAGCTAGGGTAGCATGACCGCACAGAGGAACTTCTGTAGCAGGAGTAAACCACCGCAGATTGTAGCTACCATCGTCTTGCCGGAGTAAGAAAGCCGTCTCTGATAAATTCATCTCCTTGGCAATATTTTGCATCCAACCGTCATCTCTCGATCGCGGCAGAACGCATACAGCAGCGGGATTACCTGCAAAAGGTTTATTTGTAAAAGCATCGACCTGAAAAATTTCTTGTCCCATTTCAGTTGTCATGGCAAAAGTGGCTGAGATGACATATCGCTCAAATTGGCAGATTGTAAAAGCCCGTTCCAATTTGCCTTGAGAGCGGCATTTTCTGGCTGCTGTAAGCGCTGTTCGGCTATGGTGGCGATCGCGTCGTACCATAAGCCTTGTTGAGCGTAGAGATCGAGTCGTTGTTCGGGTGTGGCTGTCTTGAGTTTCGATCGCATCGTGGCGGTTGGCGATACGCGCTGTACCCATCCTTCGACGGAATCTTTGATCGCAATAGTAGAATCTTGGCGATCGCAACTGGCTGCTATTTCTGTTTTCAAAAACCAGTGATAGTTCTGATTGAGCTTAAGTGGCGGTTGGGTAGATGGTAAACGCACGCCGATGATGCCTGGTTTAGCTGGCAGTTCGACAGCAGAACGATAGACATCGTTATCGCGATCGTCTTGTAGGACGAATTCTACAGAACGGAGTGAAGGGTTGGCAGCAGGAATGTAAAACCAGAAAGTAGGATACTCGGCGATCGTCTGTCCCCAAACATACGTTGCTTTACCCGTGCCTACAGTCTTTTCTACGGCAGGTGCTAGCGCCGTTAGCGGCAGCTTGAAGCCGCAGTCTCCTCCTCGTCCGGCTGCGCCTCTAGTTCGTCCGGTGGGAGTGCCGGAGGTAGGAAAGGGTGGTGGCGTGTAACGGGGTTGAGTGCTGACTTGCTGGTGAGTGTGATTTTGACTGTTATTGTGGGTGGCGATCGCTGCTGTGGGTACGAGCATTGTGAAGGCGATCGCTGCTGTGGCTGCAAGCTTGTGCATTATCTCACCTCAATCTATCTTTAGTGTAGGTTTCAGCAGTAGATTGCTGCTATCGGGCAAAGAACGCTTGACGACCGCAATTCTGCCTCCCGTCACGACTAAAGCCAAAGCCGCAGGGACTAAAGGCAGCCAGCCACCTTGAAGTAGTAATATCCAACTCGAGCCATATAGAGCTGCAATTGTCAAGCAAACACTCAATCCCAATCGCGCGGGAGAACGCCAGCACCAAACAACAACTCCTCCCACCAACGACCAAGCCCAAATCCAAACAATCTCACCCCAGAGAGGCAAAACCCACAGTGGTGTCCGTCCGTCCAAAACAGCACTGAGGAGTTGACTCACCATCTGAGCTTGCAAATAAATACCTGGAATTTGTTTTTGCAGTCCCTGTCTGCCGATGCTGTAGGGAGTAGACCACGCATCACCAGTACTAGGAGCCGCTAGACCGATCAGTACAATCCTGTCTTTGAGGGTACGGGCAAGATTGGGCGGAATGCGATCGCTCAGTATATCTCCTAGCGTCACTGCGACGGCAATATCGTCTACAGAGTCAAAGGGACGGTAATTGAGTAACAGTTGATAGCCTTTAGGATCGATTCTTTGATAACCGCCCGTATGGAAAGGTTGCAAACGCGGAAAAACGACATTACCGAGTTGTAAGTTACCATTGGGCGTGAATCGAGTTTCAATTCCTTTCGCTGCCAAATATTGATGAGCGAGTTGAAAACTGAGCGCGGTATTAGCACTACAACGGGATGTGAGTGGCGGATCGAAATTGAGCAAATGGCGGCGCACGATGTTGTCATCTGGATCGGCAATGACATCGCTAAAACCTATCCGTTCTGGCGCGACTTCTGGCGGGGGTTGAACGCCACGCGGATCGAATTCTGGATCGCTGACTTTACAGATAGCAAAAAGGCGATCGCTTTTTTGGAGCCTTGACTTCAGACTTGGTAATTTCTCTACCGGAAAATCGCGGTAGATATCCAAACCGATAACTTGTGGGTGAAATTGTTCGAGTTTTTGCAACAGTTTTTCCAATGCCAAATCTGACAGAGAGCCTTTTCTCTGTTTCTGTTCTGGCAGCTGCAAATCTTCCTCTGTCACCGTCACAAGTAACAGACGCGGATCGGCTTTTTCTATAGGACGCAGCCGCATTAATTGGTCAAAAGCCTGCAATTCTATAGGTTGGAATAATCCTAATAACCTCATTCCTACCACCGCCGCCGTGACAATGGTGCTGGTGAAGAAGACGCGCCGCAGAGAAAGCCGTTGTCGTGGTGGACGTAGACGTTGCATCCACTGTTGCCAAGTTGGAGGAATTTCGGCAAGATTTTGATAAATGACTGGTAGCCAGCTAGCAGCAGGATATTCACTTTCCCATCCCTGGAGTCTTTCCCTTGCCTCTCGTACCGACAAATAGAGAGACTTTCCCCCGGCAAAAGCCTGGAGAAAACTCTTCAAAAATTCTTGCGCCACGCGATCCGGTACGGGTTCGCGCATGAATACTACTTGGGGAATGTGCAAACTTGCCAAGTCCCGCGCCAAACCCAAGCCATCGCAAGAGTTAAAAATGGCTACGCTCAAACCATTTTCTACCGCAGTTTGTAAAGCGTGTTTGAGATCGGCAATAGTTAAACTTTCCGTTTGATTTAAATAAATTCTGCCTGTAACTTCATTCTGTGAGGCAGTTGTTTGACTGGCACTATGTCCGGCAAAAAATAAAATATCCCATCCTTGGGTAGACCATAACTGACGGTCTAACTCTTGACGTGACGGCTCAACCAAAAACTTGACATCTGCTCCTGGCAAGGTTTCGAGCAAGTTACGGTCTGCTTGAATGTCAATTCCGGCACTACTACCTAAAATCGCTAAAATTCTGATTTGAGTGCGAGAGGATGTCGTTTTCAGCGCAATTTCTTCGTAAGCAGGGGTACTCAGGGCAATTTCTGCTTGAGGATAGCGAGCAAATAGATCGCAGCGATGCCAGGGTAGCCGCTGTAATAGTAAATCTTCAGTTTGCAAAATAACTCGAATTGCATCCGCAGGCATTAATTTTTCTAAAAACTTATCCCTTAAAGCAAGAAATGATGGAGAGGAAAGCCAATTGTTTAGACTGCGGCTGAGGGATTCTGCGGCATTATAACAGTCTTCTAAAACACAAACATTCGTAATTTGGACGGCAGCGGCTTCCAGACGCGATCGCAAACCCAAACTGTAGTAAGCTGATTGCCATTTTCTGTAGAGTTGCGGAATTTCCGGCTGGGGTGGTAATCTGCCAGCAAGTTCTACAGCGGGGCGATCGCCATCCTCGCCAATTTGCAGCGTGACAGGAAATCCCTGCTCAAAGCTACCTTCGCCAAACTTCAAGACAACTAACTTACCCACGATCTATCACCTGTAGGCACGTCATTTTAAGTTGTAAGTCGTAACTCAAATGATAAAGTGTTCGGTGATGCCAACATCCCCCAGAGCTACTTTAACGCTAAATCTTTCTCCGGTAGTACCGCTAAATTGCAACTGAATATAATTATCGGCGCGTCTGGCTTTAGCTTCCAAGAAAACTGAACCAGATTCATCCAAAACGATTAGCTGTAGCGACGGCGGTAAAAATGTCTCTCTCCCCGTCGGATGCACTTGTACGATCAGATCGGTTTTCTGCTCTGATGCAGGACGCAGTTCCATGACCAAAGCGACTGCATGACCAGCTAGCTGCATCCCTAAGTCAATTAACTTTGCCCGTCTGACAAAATTTTCAGGGCGATCCACTTCGTTTGTATTCAGTTCTTCTGTTTTACGAAAGCTAAAGGTTAAATTGTGTTCGGTTGGATTTAATAGCGAGACGACAGTTTGCCAACCTGGTTCAAACGTATTTTGGAACCACTGTCTCAAGTTAACCGTACTCGTGGGAGGATTCGCGTTAGCGAAGCTTAACGAAGTTATCGCGCTTAAGTCTTGCAAGTGGGACAATAGATCTTCCGGCGATCGCAACTGGTTAACGGTCAACTGTTCTTGGGTAACTTGCTGGACAAAACCCAGGATACAGACCTGTTTTTCTACTTCATCCAAACGCACGACAACATAACCGATCCGATCTTCCCAAACCTCCGGTGGCACGTAACAGGTAGAAGCATCAGTGGCGATCGCCCGACATTCCAGGCGACCCAAACCCAATACCTCCAAGTCTGCTGCATCCACACACGCACGCATAAAAGGATTCCAACTATCGCACTCGTTCCAATTCACCGGAACGCCCATCATTTCCAAATAATCGCGGACGGCACACACAGCCAAGGTATTCAGTCGCACTTGCTCTGCTTTTTGTGACGTTGGCTGCTGCTGGCTAAACTGCCAAGCAATGCTATTCGCGGCTTGAGTAATTGGTAACGGAAGGGAGCGATCGTTTTCTCGTGCTTGATAATTCATGATAGGTATCCTCTAAATACCCTTGCGATTCGCCGAATTTACGCAATCGTGGTAGGCATTGTCGCCGATAGAAACTACTCAGTGTCGAAACGGACAGCTTGTATTGCGCTGCTAAATCTTCCCAGCTTGTCTCTGGTGGCAGCCTTTGTAACAATAAAACTTGGCAATTCACCTTTGGATAACCTTGAATATAAGTACGGCGGAGGTCGCCATCAGGATCGGTTTGAATCCACTTTCGTGTCGTTTCCAAAATTGGTGGGACATCGGGCGGAGCTTCCAAGGCTTCAATCGCGTCTTTCCCCAGCTCGTCAACAGAATAGACTTGTCTAGTTGTCGAGTTATTGGTAGTCTTTCTTTGCAGGTATAGGTCTTGCAGCCGTCGCCGCAAATATGCATTTAACCAAGTCGTGATACTACTACGACTGGGATCGTAGCGATCGCCTGTCGTAGCTTCACACAGGTTACGGCAGAAATACAGCCAGGTTTGTTGTAAGGCATCCTCGTAATCGGGAGTATTTTCTTTCCACAGCTTGCCAGACTTGGCAATCGAGCGGACAATTCTCGTTAAACCTCGCTGGCGATCGAGACTACCGATCTTCTGCTGACAAGTTTCTACGACCAATTGACGCAGACTCACCTCAAATTCTTCCATAACAGTATTTTTTATTTGTCTCTCCAGCAGGGGTATGTTTATTTTCGAGGAAAAATCCTCTGAAATCACTACCGCACTGCTTGTTGTCTCACCTCCTAGACATAGCGTGTTTCCTCCGCTATATACTTATCAGCTTTATAGAAGAAAATTATGCAGGTGAGTTTTATTAAGTTATGTAAGTAAAACAAGAAGAATGTCACGCAAAAGATCATGCCAGTAACGCGCAGTCGCGTTCTGGGGCGCGTCGCCAAAATGACCAATGTAGAATATGCTCAAGCCGCCAAGCTATAGGAAAGAGTCATCTGTAGAGCCATCGGCGCATCTGTGGTAGACTCAAGGGAATGAGAATCTCGCGTGGCATTGAACTGGGCGAGACTGTTGCTGTTGGAAGGCATCGTCCAGTTGTTGTGGGCATTGACCAAGGGTTCTGTCTGATGACGCAACACAACCAGAAATGCTTGAGCCGCTAATACCAACGTCATGTGGCGTAGCCAACCATGCCAAGAGCGGACTTCGTATTCACCCAAGCCTAATTGATATGAAGCAATTTTGAAACACTCGAAAATGCTTTACTTGGGTTTGACCGAGCCTGCGATCGCTGGCGCAAACTCTATGGTGATGCCGTATTTCAATTGCAAGCAGCTCGACAAACTGTAGATCGTTCTACCAAAGGTGGCGTGACTCAAGAGGAACGCAAGCTAGCCCAAACGCAAGAGCGAGAAGCCCAAAGGCAAATCGATCTGCTGGTGGGGCAAGTCAGCCCGAATCAAAGTAAAACTCAGTTAGAGTTTTACCCTTACCGTTACTTTGCTGCCGAAGGCTTTCTACCAGGATATAACTTTCCCCGTCTCTCAGTCCGCGCTTACATCCCTGCTGGCGATGCAGGTAGATTTGTCTCTCGTCCCCGCGTGGTAGCAATTCGCGAATTTGCTCCTAGTAATGTCGTTTACTACGAAGGGTCGAAATTTCAAATTGCCAAAATGCGAGTTCCCGTGGGTGGAATCGAGGGTAAATACGTCCGCGTCAGCGTTTGTCCTAGCTGCGGCTACTTCCATGAGGGAGATGATTCCCTACGCGACACTTGTGAAAACTGCGGTGCAAAGATTGTCGCCGATCGCGATGGCAACCCTGGCAAACTCAATCGCGTGCTAGAAGTAGAGACGATGATAACCCGCAGGCGGGAACGGATTACTTGTGACGAGGAAGAACGGCTCAAGTACGGTTACAACGTCACGACACATTTTCGCTATGCGCCGCAAAAGCAAGAGATAGCAACAGTCATAGCAGCGGATGGAACGCAGCTATTGCAGTTAATCTATGGTGAAACGGCAAAATTGCGGCGGATCGATCGGGGCTTGAGACGCGATCGTACCGAGCGCGGATTTAAGTTAGATGCAGCAACAGGAGTGTAGGGCGATCGCTCTACGAATGAAACATCCCAAGAGAATCTACAAACAGAAGTCAACCTGATGGTAGATGATACTTCTAATATCCTCGTAGTCGAACCAGTTAACATTCCTACTGGGAATTCTGAGGCATTTCTCGCCACTCTCCAGTTTGCTCTAGAACGAGCCATCCAAGCAGTATATAAACTCGAAGCGGACGAACTAGCCTCCGAGCGCTTGGGTCAAGGGCAACACTTACTTTTTTGGGAAGCCGCCCAAGGAGGAGCAGGCGTTCTTTCCCAAATACTCGAAGACCCTGATGCTTTCAAGCGGCTTGCAAATGCTGCGTTAGATATTTGTCACTTCTTACAAGAGAAGCAAAGCTGTACGAAAGCTTGTTATCAATGCCTGTTATCCTACCGCAATCAGTTCGATCATCCATTGTTAGATCGCTACCTAATTCGCCCTTGGTTGGATCGGCTTGGTAGCAGTACCATCACTCGTCAAGCCGCAAATGGTTCTCGTGAAGCTCAGTACCAGCAATTATTACAGCAGACAGATCCCAACTCTAATTTTGAGCGAATTGTCTTAGCAGAGATCGATCGACGGGGGTTAAAACTACCGGATACTGCTCAAGAGTTAATTCCTGAAGCTAACTCTAAACCAGACTTTATCTACAGGAATGCCAAGGTTGCTATTTTCTGCGATGGCTCGGCTCACGATCGCCCAGAACAACAGCAACAAGACAAAATTGAGCGCGATAATCTCAGATATGTATCTGGCTACTATGTCTTAACCCTACGACATGATGAGGATTGGCAAACCAAGTTAGAAATCTTAGCTTCTTTATTGTAAAACTTAGTTAAAACTTTAAATGTAGATTGGCATCTTCCAAAGCAGCTTTCGGCAGAGGACGCTCCAGGTTCACGCAAGCTGGTTAAACTGACTGTAAATTTTGGCGATTATTGCTAGAAAACTATGATTGCTGAATAGAAACCAGAGCGAGCTAATCCCCAAGAAATTATCAGCAAACAATCATTTTTTGATGTCAATCTTGAACCTAAACCCATTATGGAGCAAATATCAGAGGGGATGTTGTTAGATCTAGGTTATGCTGATCGTATTTCCCCAGTATTAACAGTACCAGAATCTCCTATCCCTAATGGCACTAGAGCTGAATAGATATTTGTCTTCGCTGCTTTGCACCCATCACGAGCGATCGTGAGCAAGCGAATCTCCAGTTATGCTTGGTGCAAAACCACTTAATTCTAAATCCTAGAACTTTTTGTTAGCCAGCGATCGCCCGATTATTTATATACTCAACTATGGAACTAGAAATCCTTCTCGAAAAACTCGATTTTATTGAAGACTACGATCTTGAATTTAAAACGTCCGAAGATAATTTACCTAAAGATATTTGGAAAACGATATCTGCTTTTGCCAATACTAAGGGCGGATATATTATTTTGGGAGTAACAGAGAAAAGAGGTAGTTTTTTTATCACCGGAGTCAATAACTCAATTTTGCAGAAAAAAGACTTTTGGAATAATCACAACAATCCTCAAAAGCTAAGTTTTCCCATTTGTAATGAATCAGACTTTACGATCGCTCACATTGATGAGAAAGACGTAATTATTATTAAGGTTTCTCAAGCAAGCCGAACTCAACGTCCCGTTTATATCAATAACAATCCTATGATAGGGACATATAAACGTAACTACGATGGCGACTATCTTTGTCGTGAAGATGAAGTACGTCAAATGCTACGAGATGCGAGTAGCGAACCTCAAGACTACCGAGTATTAGACAATTTTGATCTTAACGATCTCGATCTAGAGACAATGAAAGCCTTTCGTCAACGCTTTCGATCGAGAAAACCAGATCACCCTTTCTTAGCATTAGACGATCGAGAATTACCTATAAACTAGGAGGTTGGAAAAGCGACCGCAATACACATAAAGAAGGATTAACCCTTGCAGGTTTACTAATGTTTGGTCGAGAACGCAGTATTTTAGATGCTTGTCCTCATTATCACCTTGATTATCAAGAAAAACGTTCCTCCGATCTTGAAGAACGTTGGACATATCGTGTAACTCTCGATGGTGAATGGGAAGCTAACTTATTTAACTTTTATTATCGTGTTTATGGACGTTTAGTAAGTGATATTGACGTTCCTTTTAAATTAGATAAAAATTCAGTACGGCAAGGAGAAACTCATGTACATGAAGCTTTAAGAGAGGCATTATCTAATACTTTAATTCATGCAGATCACTCTTCTACAAAACCCTTGACTATTATTAAATCTAAAGATAGTTTCTTATTTTCTAATCCAGGTCGTCTAAGAATACCTATTGATAAAGTTTATGAAGGTGGAGTTAGCGATCCACGAAATCCCAATTTACAAAAAATGTTTCAGATGGTTGGTTTAGGAGACAAAGCAGGTTCGGGGTTTCCTAAAATCTTACGAGCATGGAAAGAACAACAATGGATATATCCAAGAGTTTTGGAAAATTTAGATTTAGATATGACAACAGTTGCTCTACCAATGATCAGCTTAATTCCTAAAGACGTTGAGAAAGAGCTACGAGAAGTTGTTGGGGATAACTATTGCAACTTATCACAATTAGATCGAATCATTTTAGTCTTAGCTCATCGTCTAGGACAAATCAGTAATAGCGATATCCAATGCTATAGCCAAAAACACCCTAGAGATATTGGTGATTGTCTCAAAAACCTAGTAGATAATGGTTGGCTAGAAAAATCAGGACATGGTAGAGGTACATATTACACCTTACCCAATGACACTCAAACCGATTTATTCTCCTTACTTCCTCAA
This window of the Chroococcidiopsis thermalis PCC 7203 genome carries:
- the hypA gene encoding hydrogenase maturation nickel metallochaperone HypA, producing MHEVGMMQNVLATAVERAKHEGASHIRLLQMRVGEASGVVPESLQLAFDVVKKETIAEDARFQVESVPVVCYCPNCTTEFHPTDLLYECPECHQPYCEVRQGKEFELAFLEVS
- a CDS encoding Ni/Fe hydrogenase subunit alpha, whose protein sequence is MSQRIVIDPVTRLEGHAKITIYLDDAGQVTDARFHVTEFRGFEKFCEGRPLWEMPGITARICGICPVSHLLASAKAGDRILSVTIPAAATKLRRLMNLGQIIQSHALSFFHLSAPDLLLGMDSDPQKRNIFGLIAAQPELARGGIRLRQFGQEIIEILGGRKIHPSWAIPGGVREPLSQAGRTQIQSRIPEAKTTILDALDKFKRLLQDYEREAQTFGNFPSLFMGLVTSDGLWENYDGYIRFVDSAGNIIADKLDPTRFQEFIGEAVESYTYLKFPYYRPLGYPDQKDRCRLDSGIYRVGPLARLNICTHIGTAIADRELSEFRDRGGGTVLSSFFYHYARLIEILASIEQIELLLDDPQVLSTKIRAEAGINQLEGVGCSEAPRGTLFHHYKVDENGLMQKINLIIATGQNNLAMNRTVAQIARHFIHGAEIPEGMLNRVEAGIRAFDPCLSCSTHAAGQMPLHVQLVGTDGSVVNEVWRD
- a CDS encoding hydrogenase maturation protease; this encodes MGENSKTILVIGYGNDLRSDDAVGQKVANAIASKELPDVTSLCVHQLTPELATFLATADLAIFIDACFASVCEDVRLQAIAPTNSTVIGGHTGDPRSLLALTQALYNRVPNAWWVTIPGTNFELGDRLSPSAERGIQVALEQIYHLIKLGKVELCMKLE
- a CDS encoding CHASE2 domain-containing protein, with the protein product MGKLVVLKFGEGSFEQGFPVTLQIGEDGDRPAVELAGRLPPQPEIPQLYRKWQSAYYSLGLRSRLEAAAVQITNVCVLEDCYNAAESLSRSLNNWLSSPSFLALRDKFLEKLMPADAIRVILQTEDLLLQRLPWHRCDLFARYPQAEIALSTPAYEEIALKTTSSRTQIRILAILGSSAGIDIQADRNLLETLPGADVKFLVEPSRQELDRQLWSTQGWDILFFAGHSASQTTASQNEVTGRIYLNQTESLTIADLKHALQTAVENGLSVAIFNSCDGLGLARDLASLHIPQVVFMREPVPDRVAQEFLKSFLQAFAGGKSLYLSVREARERLQGWESEYPAASWLPVIYQNLAEIPPTWQQWMQRLRPPRQRLSLRRVFFTSTIVTAAVVGMRLLGLFQPIELQAFDQLMRLRPIEKADPRLLLVTVTEEDLQLPEQKQRKGSLSDLALEKLLQKLEQFHPQVIGLDIYRDFPVEKLPSLKSRLQKSDRLFAICKVSDPEFDPRGVQPPPEVAPERIGFSDVIADPDDNIVRRHLLNFDPPLTSRCSANTALSFQLAHQYLAAKGIETRFTPNGNLQLGNVVFPRLQPFHTGGYQRIDPKGYQLLLNYRPFDSVDDIAVAVTLGDILSDRIPPNLARTLKDRIVLIGLAAPSTGDAWSTPYSIGRQGLQKQIPGIYLQAQMVSQLLSAVLDGRTPLWVLPLWGEIVWIWAWSLVGGVVVWCWRSPARLGLSVCLTIAALYGSSWILLLQGGWLPLVPAALALVVTGGRIAVVKRSLPDSSNLLLKPTLKID
- a CDS encoding PhzF family phenazine biosynthesis isomerase, translating into MGQEIFQVDAFTNKPFAGNPAAVCVLPRSRDDGWMQNIAKEMNLSETAFLLRQDDGSYNLRWFTPATEVPLCGHATLASAHVLWEQGYLQPEETARFHTLSGLLTAKRIGEWIELDFPMQVPAASEIPADLIKALGTKPKYVGETNRNYLVELDSEEIVRNLQPDFSLLKTLPVQGVIVTSQGTNSEYDFVSRYFAPNVGIDEDPVTGSAHCCLAPYWRDRLGKDNFLAYQASARGGVIKVSCQGDRVLLGGQAVLVLRGELVDG
- a CDS encoding NAD(P)-dependent nickel-iron dehydrogenase subunit HoxY; the protein is MTRLKLATVWLGGCSGCHMSFLDLDEWLIDLAAGADLVYSPFMDTKEYPEGVDVVLVEGAIANEDHLQTIKTVRERSQLLISFGDCAVTGNVTALRNPLGSAEPVLQRCYIETADVRGQIPQEPGIVPPLLDRVTPVHTVVPVDIYLPGCPPPAARIRAVLESLLRGEKPQLEGREFIKFG
- a CDS encoding DUF928 domain-containing protein, which encodes MHKLAATAAIAFTMLVPTAAIATHNNSQNHTHQQVSTQPRYTPPPFPTSGTPTGRTRGAAGRGGDCGFKLPLTALAPAVEKTVGTGKATYVWGQTIAEYPTFWFYIPAANPSLRSVEFVLQDDRDNDVYRSAVELPAKPGIIGVRLPSTQPPLKLNQNYHWFLKTEIAASCDRQDSTIAIKDSVEGWVQRVSPTATMRSKLKTATPEQRLDLYAQQGLWYDAIATIAEQRLQQPENAALKANWNGLLQSANLSDMSSQPLLP